A stretch of Aureispira sp. CCB-E DNA encodes these proteins:
- the tcmP gene encoding three-Cys-motif partner protein TcmP, translated as MATSIYHTNPKNEHEVRSNIVLKYFSKWSKQLVATIKQENLEEKFAFVDFAAGWGIDNNDPTTTSIVTQVLTLAAKNRLTREMLSVIINDKQEEKIAAITESITQINLIETFTFPPFLNFSEVDDSVLGSLSSIKTLPTLALIDLWNYEGVNWNLVQNLVQHGNADCLLLLDYQAIYKSIHKKKKETALLQMFGQRQADQLQIAFKDKPAPHQKERLILNAFEQCLDTITSSDWMSPLRYKFYNTKNKTSHFLFFLTKNKDNHSLMREIFRIESQIIEDGIGNLEFNPNNGPQRKITSQTLFGSMFNLEQDLLRTYKSQTLQIIDIYENHHSGKALVKKNYIDALLNLERKNKITVTRKRQRMRPLNDSGLNDSIFVSFNK; from the coding sequence ATGGCAACATCTATTTATCATACTAATCCTAAGAATGAACATGAGGTGCGTTCAAATATTGTCTTAAAGTATTTCTCAAAATGGTCAAAACAATTAGTTGCTACCATTAAACAGGAAAACTTAGAAGAAAAATTTGCCTTTGTTGACTTTGCGGCAGGATGGGGTATTGATAACAATGATCCAACAACAACATCCATCGTTACTCAAGTCTTAACATTAGCTGCTAAAAATCGACTTACTAGAGAGATGTTATCAGTCATAATCAATGACAAACAAGAAGAAAAAATAGCCGCAATTACAGAATCCATTACACAAATTAATCTGATTGAAACCTTCACGTTTCCTCCTTTTCTGAATTTTTCAGAGGTGGACGATAGCGTGTTAGGAAGCCTTTCTAGCATCAAAACACTTCCAACATTAGCCTTAATTGACTTGTGGAACTACGAAGGGGTGAACTGGAATTTAGTCCAAAACTTAGTGCAACATGGCAATGCGGATTGTTTGCTGTTGCTAGATTATCAAGCAATATATAAATCTATTCATAAAAAAAAGAAAGAGACTGCTCTACTCCAAATGTTTGGGCAAAGACAGGCAGATCAATTGCAAATAGCATTCAAGGATAAACCTGCTCCCCACCAAAAAGAACGATTAATTTTGAATGCATTTGAACAATGCTTAGACACCATTACATCCTCAGATTGGATGTCTCCACTTCGCTACAAGTTTTACAATACTAAAAACAAAACAAGCCACTTTTTATTTTTTCTTACTAAAAACAAGGACAACCATAGTCTCATGAGAGAAATATTTCGGATAGAGAGCCAAATTATAGAAGATGGTATTGGCAATTTGGAATTTAATCCCAACAACGGTCCTCAAAGAAAAATTACAAGCCAAACGCTTTTTGGTTCTATGTTTAATCTAGAACAAGATTTATTACGCACCTACAAATCACAAACACTTCAAATTATTGATATTTATGAGAACCATCATTCAGGAAAAGCCTTGGTCAAAAAAAACTATATTGATGCCTTATTAAATTTGGAACGTAAAAATAAAATTACAGTAACTCGAAAACGTCAGCGAATGCGACCTCTAAATGATTCGGGGCTTAATGATAGTATTTTTGTCTCTTTTAACAAGTAG
- a CDS encoding T9SS type A sorting domain-containing protein produces the protein MLQFYKLWSIFIVCFILSTVSSAQTITIVDPNGGEVLHTCQQYTISWNTSGTLSDYYDIDYSLDGGTIWASVTTNYLSTNGLFTWTVPPVQSSTCLIRVKDAQSGGIVDQSDAFFTINTPVTVLAPNGGETLKGGDVHTITWNAIGTSNTYDLYYSTNGGATWSTIVVNYATGSATYNWTVPNIPSSNCLVRVRDHVTTCMLDESDAPFTITPDDPILLSPNGGENLFPGCTRTITWNPATFYSNVYLEYSTDNGVSWTTITSNTSNDGSHSWIVPTQISTTCLIRASNVANTTILDISDATFNIVAPIRVTASNGGDTLYGCSRYTIRWTKPNSCISRFRLYYSTNNGTTWLAINSIVSNSGSGTSQGFNWTVPNGVTSNQALFKVEDYYDNSVYDVSDANFVILPSNDMTITSPNGGEVLAAQGSHLITWTSLPSASGQYNLQYSTNGGGSWTTIVSNITGNAYNWTIPNTPSTSCKIRIVDYTNTCKYDDSDGNFTITPLNPELTAPNGGEILYPDCNYRIEWNTTTFYSNVRLEYSSDNGLTWNVITTSTSNDGRHDWLTPSGPLGTTYLVRIAGTNNLSLVDTSASNFSLVAPIRVTASNGGDTLYGCSRYTIRWTKPNSCISRFRLYYSTNNGTTWLAINSIVSNSGSGTSQGFNWTVPNGVTSNQALFKVEDYYDNSVYDISDANFVILPSNDMTITSPNGGEVLAAQGSHLITWTSLPSASGQYNLQYSTNGGGSWTTIVSNITGNAYNWTIPNTPSTSCKIRIVDYTNTCKYDDSDGNFTITPLNPELTAPNGGEILYPDCNYRIEWNTTTFYSNVRLEYSSDNGLTWNVITTSTSNDGRHDWLTPPGPLGTTYLVRIAGTNNLSLADTSASNFSLVAPIRVTASNGGDTLYGCSRYTIRWTKPNSCISRFRLYYSTNNGTTWLAINSIVSNSGSGTSQGFNWTVPNGVTSNQALFKVEDYYDNSVYDISDANFVILPSNDMTITSPNGGEVLAAEGSHLITWTSLPSASGQYNLQYSTNGGGSWTTIVSNITGNAYNWTIPNTPSTSCKIRIVDYTNTCKYDDSDGNFTITPLNPELTAPNGGEILYPDCNYRIEWNTTTFYSNVRLEYSSDNGLTWNVITTSTSNDGRHDWLTPSGPLGTTYLVRIAGTNNLSLADTSASNFSLVAPIRVTASNGGDTLYGCSRYTIRWTKPNSCISRFRLYYSTNNGTTWLAINSIVSNSGSGTSQGFNWTVPNGVTSNQALFKVEDYYDNSVYDISDANFVILPSNDMTITSPNGGEVLAAQGSHLITWTSLPSASGQYNLQYSTNGGGSWTTIVSNITGNAYNWTIPNTPSTSCKIRIVDYTNTCKYDDSDGNFTITPLNPELTAPNGGEILYPDCNYRIEWNTTTFYSNVRLEYSSDNGLTWNVITTSTSNDGRHDWLTPSGPLGTTYLVRIAGTNNLSLADTSASNFSLVAPIRVTASNGGDTLYGCSRYTIRWTKPNSCISRFRLYYSTNNGTTWLAINSIVSNSGSGTSQGFNWTVPNGVTSNQALFKVEDYYDNSVYDISDANFVILPSNDMTITSPNGGEVIQGLTSHTITWSTTPAASGQYNLQYSTNGGGNWTTIATNITGNAYTWTAPNIPSANYKIRVVDYNNTCKYDDSDASFEVTPATPIMTAPNGGEVWYAGTSQTIRWNPTTYYSNVRIDYSTDNGLSWNTITTNTSNDGTHSWTIPNVASTVCLVRVSNTANVLINDVSDAVFQIKPAVTVLTPNGDNGINSWGGCTVTSITFDHSPAYNRWRILYSLDGGNSWTTIVNNWYQTSNPATYNWTIPNTSSSQVLVKVEPYYNTSYFDQSDATFTVDKPVTIIQPNFGGIMQVGSVYNIEWSSDGISNLYDIFFSDDGGSTWSTVVLGYNTSNNTYPWTVPNAPSSNCLIRIRDNIDNCKEDVSDIPFIISSNTPALTVLSPNGGDTLYGCNSYNITWTEPSPNGTYDLAYTTDGGNSWNDIVLGYNTTTLSYNWTTPNISSSNVLVRVKASSTAIYDLSDALFTIIPSSISVLTADTMVCGGSPVQLNATGAATFSWTPTTGLSNPTIANPIATPSSTTTYIVQSGSGNCVLVDSITITTSSVGSVPVDVTISATPSNTICSGTMVNFTATPTNGGTAPDYQWQVNGVNVGTNSASYSNASLNDNDVVAVVLTSNQACITNNPDTSAAIVMDVSVSSTPSVSVQTMPATTVCSGTMVSFTATPTNGGANPNYQWQVNGVNVGTNSNIYSSNGLLDGDVVQVIMTSNSACAIGGPVNSSPVTMTINTVPMQPSTIVGSTSVCENTAQTFSVNPIAGANSYTWSLPNGWTGTSTTPSINTVVGNAGGLVSVQATNGCGNSPTQSVNTVVNTTPIVAATATNTIVCAGEPVTFAGTGASNYVWDNGITNGATINPTLSATYSVTGTDANGCSNTDQVTVLVNALPNVVANASAITICSNESVTLTGTGANTYTWSNNVTNNVAFSPTTTTTYNVIGTDVNGCTNTDQVTISVNARPNVSAGADQTVCENTMVTLSGSGAQTYVWNNGISDNVAFAATSTATYMVTGTDANGCTNVDTVTIMVTPAPTVLANASSMSICQGDSVTLTGSGAMSYTWNFGVTDGVAFSPSNTLTYSVTGTDVNGCTNTDQITITVNALPTVAANASTFSICEGELVTLTGSGAATYTWDHGVLNGNPLSPASTTTYSVTGTDVNGCNNTDQVTISVNARPNVSAGADQTVCENTMVTLSGSGAQTYVWNNGVSDNVAFAATNTATYMVTGTDANGCTNVDTVAIMVTPAPTVLANASSMSICQGDSVTLAGSGAMSYAWNFGVTDGVAFSPSNTLTYSVTGTDVNGCTNTDQITITVNALPTVAANASTFSICESGMVTLTGSGAATYTWEHGVLNGNPVSPVSTTTYSVTGTDVNGCNNTDQVTIVVNARPNVSANSDTTVCENSLLTLSGIGAQTYTWNNGVTNNVPFTATNNTIYKVIGTDANGCTDTAEVIVTVNPAPAINAGSDQVICDGASVILAGSGATTYIWNNGITDNTPFVPTTTTTYIVTGVDLNNCSSVDSVVVTVNPNPVVNITQQQDEIVGNDGFINLSVTGGLPPFTFDWNNDGIGDFDDTEDLNNLVVGYYAVVVQDVNGCIDSLHTNIGSVVPVDKAEDEGIKLAIFPNPSYGKFTIAINKAQSEAIQLTIFDMSGKWVKSLELKAFETEVQIDLDSISAGAYYIRMNGAKYTTVKRFTIIK, from the coding sequence ATGTTACAATTTTACAAACTTTGGAGCATATTCATAGTCTGCTTCATCTTATCAACGGTCTCGTCTGCACAGACCATCACTATTGTTGACCCCAATGGCGGCGAGGTTTTGCACACTTGTCAGCAATACACAATATCTTGGAATACATCAGGAACGCTCTCTGATTATTACGATATTGATTATTCTTTGGATGGAGGAACAATTTGGGCTTCTGTAACAACGAATTACCTTTCTACCAATGGTCTTTTTACTTGGACGGTACCACCTGTACAATCAAGCACCTGTTTAATTCGAGTGAAGGATGCACAGAGTGGAGGTATTGTCGATCAAAGCGATGCTTTTTTTACGATTAATACGCCTGTTACAGTGTTGGCTCCGAACGGGGGAGAGACACTAAAAGGAGGAGATGTACATACCATTACTTGGAATGCAATAGGTACATCCAATACTTATGATTTGTACTATTCGACAAATGGAGGAGCAACTTGGAGTACCATTGTAGTAAATTATGCAACAGGTTCTGCGACTTATAACTGGACGGTACCCAACATTCCTTCTTCCAATTGCTTAGTTCGTGTCAGAGACCATGTGACTACTTGTATGTTGGATGAAAGTGATGCGCCTTTTACCATTACACCAGATGACCCGATACTTTTGAGTCCCAATGGGGGAGAAAACTTGTTTCCTGGCTGTACTAGAACTATAACTTGGAATCCTGCAACGTTTTATTCAAATGTATATTTGGAATACAGTACAGATAATGGTGTGTCATGGACGACAATCACAAGTAATACGAGCAATGATGGTAGTCATTCTTGGATAGTTCCTACTCAAATTTCGACAACATGTTTAATTCGAGCAAGCAATGTAGCAAATACGACAATCTTAGACATTAGCGATGCAACATTTAACATAGTAGCGCCGATACGAGTAACGGCATCAAATGGAGGGGATACCTTATATGGTTGCAGTCGTTATACAATTCGTTGGACAAAACCGAACTCGTGTATCAGCAGATTTAGGCTTTATTATTCTACAAATAATGGAACGACTTGGTTAGCGATAAACAGCATTGTATCTAATTCGGGCAGTGGGACAAGTCAAGGATTCAATTGGACAGTACCGAATGGCGTGACGAGTAATCAAGCTTTGTTTAAAGTAGAAGATTATTATGATAATAGTGTCTATGATGTATCGGATGCAAATTTTGTGATATTGCCGAGCAATGATATGACGATAACGAGTCCGAATGGCGGTGAGGTTTTAGCCGCACAAGGCAGTCACTTGATTACTTGGACGAGCTTGCCAAGTGCTTCGGGACAATACAATTTACAATATTCTACGAATGGAGGTGGTAGTTGGACAACGATCGTGAGCAACATAACAGGCAATGCGTATAACTGGACGATACCAAATACTCCTTCAACAAGCTGCAAGATAAGAATAGTAGATTATACAAACACTTGCAAATATGATGATTCTGATGGGAACTTTACCATAACGCCTTTAAATCCAGAGTTAACGGCACCAAATGGAGGAGAGATATTATATCCAGATTGTAATTATCGAATTGAGTGGAACACAACGACCTTTTATTCCAATGTACGTTTGGAGTATTCTTCAGACAATGGTTTGACGTGGAATGTGATAACAACAAGCACGAGCAACGACGGACGCCACGATTGGTTGACACCTTCGGGACCTTTGGGAACAACGTATTTAGTACGGATAGCTGGAACAAATAATTTGAGTTTGGTAGACACGAGTGCCAGTAATTTTTCTTTGGTAGCGCCGATACGAGTAACGGCATCAAATGGAGGGGATACCTTATATGGTTGCAGTCGTTATACAATTCGTTGGACAAAACCGAACTCGTGTATCAGCAGATTTAGGCTTTATTATTCTACGAATAATGGAACAACTTGGTTAGCGATAAACAGCATTGTATCTAATTCGGGTAGTGGGACAAGTCAAGGATTCAATTGGACGGTACCGAATGGCGTGACGAGTAATCAAGCTTTATTTAAAGTAGAAGATTATTATGATAATAGTGTCTATGATATATCAGATGCAAATTTTGTGATATTGCCGAGCAATGATATGACGATAACGAGTCCGAATGGCGGTGAGGTTTTAGCCGCACAAGGCAGCCATTTGATTACTTGGACGAGCTTGCCAAGTGCTTCGGGACAATACAATTTACAATATTCTACGAATGGAGGTGGCAGTTGGACAACGATCGTGAGCAACATAACAGGCAATGCGTATAACTGGACGATACCAAATACTCCTTCAACAAGCTGCAAGATAAGAATAGTAGATTATACAAACACTTGCAAATATGATGATTCTGATGGGAACTTTACCATAACGCCTTTAAATCCAGAATTAACGGCACCAAACGGAGGAGAGATATTGTATCCAGATTGTAATTATCGAATTGAGTGGAACACAACGACCTTTTATTCCAATGTGCGTTTGGAGTATTCTTCAGACAATGGTTTGACATGGAATGTGATAACAACAAGCACGAGCAACGATGGACGCCACGATTGGTTGACACCGCCGGGACCTTTGGGAACAACGTATTTAGTACGGATAGCTGGAACAAATAATTTGAGTTTGGCAGACACGAGTGCCAGTAATTTTTCTTTGGTAGCGCCGATACGAGTAACGGCATCAAATGGAGGGGATACCTTATATGGTTGCAGTCGTTATACAATTCGTTGGACAAAACCGAACTCGTGCATCAGCAGATTTAGGCTTTATTATTCTACGAATAATGGAACGACTTGGTTAGCGATAAACAGCATTGTATCTAATTCGGGCAGTGGGACAAGTCAAGGATTCAATTGGACAGTACCGAATGGCGTGACGAGTAATCAAGCTTTGTTTAAAGTAGAAGATTATTATGATAATAGTGTCTATGATATATCAGATGCAAATTTTGTGATATTGCCGAGCAATGATATGACGATAACGAGTCCGAATGGCGGTGAGGTTTTAGCCGCAGAAGGCAGCCATTTGATTACTTGGACGAGCTTGCCAAGTGCTTCGGGACAATACAATTTACAATATTCTACGAATGGAGGTGGTAGTTGGACAACGATCGTGAGCAACATAACAGGCAATGCGTATAACTGGACGATACCAAATACTCCTTCAACAAGCTGCAAGATAAGAATAGTAGATTATACAAACACTTGCAAATATGATGATTCTGATGGGAACTTTACCATAACGCCTTTAAATCCAGAGTTAACGGCACCAAATGGAGGAGAGATATTGTATCCAGATTGTAATTATCGAATTGAGTGGAACACAACGACCTTTTATTCTAATGTACGTTTGGAGTATTCTTCAGACAATGGTTTGACATGGAATGTGATAACAACAAGCACGAGCAACGACGGACGCCACGATTGGTTGACACCGTCGGGACCTTTGGGAACAACGTATTTAGTACGGATAGCCGGAACAAATAATTTGAGTTTGGCAGACACGAGTGCCAGTAATTTTTCTTTGGTAGCGCCGATACGAGTAACGGCATCAAATGGAGGTGATACCTTATATGGTTGCAGTCGTTATACAATTCGTTGGACAAAACCGAACTCTTGTATCAGCAGATTTAGGCTTTATTATTCTACGAATAATGGAACGACTTGGTTAGCGATAAACAGCATTGTATCTAATTCGGGCAGTGGGACAAGTCAAGGATTCAATTGGACAGTACCGAATGGCGTGACGAGTAATCAAGCTTTGTTTAAAGTAGAAGATTATTATGATAATAGTGTCTATGATATATCGGATGCGAATTTTGTGATATTGCCGAGCAATGATATGACGATAACGAGTCCGAATGGCGGTGAGGTTTTAGCCGCACAAGGCAGTCATTTGATTACTTGGACGAGCTTGCCAAGTGCTTCGGGACAATACAATTTACAATATTCTACGAATGGAGGTGGCAGTTGGACAACGATCGTGAGCAACATAACAGGCAATGCGTATAACTGGACGATACCAAATACTCCTTCAACAAGTTGCAAGATAAGAATAGTAGATTATACGAATACCTGTAAATATGATGATTCTGATGGGAACTTTACCATAACGCCTTTAAATCCAGAGTTAACGGCACCAAACGGAGGAGAGATATTGTATCCAGATTGTAATTATCGAATTGAGTGGAACACAACGACCTTTTATTCTAATGTACGTTTGGAATATTCTTCAGACAATGGTTTGACATGGAATGTGATAACAACAAGCACGAGCAATGATGGACGCCACGATTGGTTGACACCGTCGGGACCTTTGGGAACAACGTATTTAGTACGGATAGCTGGAACAAATAATTTGAGTTTGGCAGACACGAGTGCCAGTAATTTTTCTTTGGTAGCGCCGATACGAGTAACGGCATCAAATGGAGGTGATACCTTATATGGTTGCAGTCGTTATACAATTCGTTGGACAAAACCGAACTCTTGTATCAGCAGATTTAGGCTTTATTATTCTACGAATAATGGAACGACTTGGTTAGCGATAAACAGCATTGTATCTAATTCGGGCAGTGGGACAAGTCAAGGATTCAATTGGACAGTACCGAATGGCGTGACGAGTAATCAAGCTTTATTTAAAGTAGAAGATTATTATGATAATAGTGTCTATGATATATCGGATGCAAATTTTGTGATATTGCCGAGCAATGATATGACGATAACGAGTCCGAATGGCGGCGAGGTAATACAAGGTTTGACCAGCCATACTATTACTTGGAGTACGACTCCCGCAGCTTCGGGACAATACAATTTACAATATTCTACGAATGGAGGTGGTAATTGGACGACGATAGCAACTAATATTACAGGGAATGCCTATACTTGGACGGCACCTAATATCCCATCAGCAAATTATAAAATACGTGTTGTTGATTATAATAATACTTGTAAGTACGATGATTCGGATGCCTCTTTTGAAGTGACTCCCGCAACTCCAATAATGACAGCTCCTAATGGAGGAGAAGTGTGGTATGCAGGAACCTCGCAAACCATACGATGGAATCCTACTACTTATTATTCAAATGTGCGCATAGATTACTCTACAGATAATGGTTTATCTTGGAATACAATAACCACTAATACCTCAAATGATGGAACGCACTCTTGGACAATCCCCAATGTTGCTTCTACTGTTTGTTTGGTTCGAGTGAGTAATACAGCTAATGTTTTGATTAATGATGTGAGTGATGCTGTCTTTCAGATTAAACCAGCTGTTACCGTATTGACTCCTAATGGAGATAATGGCATAAATAGTTGGGGCGGATGTACCGTAACTTCTATTACCTTTGATCATTCACCAGCATATAATCGTTGGAGAATTTTATACTCTCTAGATGGTGGAAACTCTTGGACAACGATTGTTAACAATTGGTACCAAACTAGTAATCCTGCAACCTATAATTGGACGATTCCTAACACTTCTTCGTCACAAGTATTGGTAAAAGTAGAGCCATATTACAATACAAGTTATTTTGATCAGAGTGATGCAACCTTTACCGTAGATAAACCAGTGACTATTATTCAACCCAATTTTGGAGGAATTATGCAAGTTGGTTCTGTTTATAATATCGAGTGGTCTTCAGATGGAATTTCAAATCTATATGACATCTTCTTTTCAGACGATGGAGGTAGTACATGGTCTACAGTTGTTTTAGGATATAATACTTCTAATAATACCTACCCATGGACAGTGCCTAATGCACCTTCTAGCAATTGTTTGATTAGAATTCGTGATAATATAGATAACTGTAAAGAAGATGTAAGTGACATTCCATTTATCATTAGTAGTAATACACCTGCTTTAACTGTTTTGTCTCCTAATGGAGGGGATACCTTGTATGGATGTAATAGTTATAACATAACATGGACAGAGCCTTCTCCTAACGGTACTTACGATTTGGCTTATACAACAGATGGTGGTAATTCTTGGAACGACATTGTATTAGGATACAACACCACAACATTGTCATATAACTGGACAACACCCAATATTAGTTCATCCAATGTATTGGTTCGTGTAAAGGCAAGTTCGACAGCTATTTATGATTTAAGTGATGCGTTGTTTACAATTATACCAAGCAGTATATCCGTATTAACAGCTGATACAATGGTTTGTGGCGGTTCGCCAGTCCAATTAAACGCAACAGGGGCAGCTACTTTTTCTTGGACACCAACGACAGGATTGTCTAATCCTACTATTGCAAATCCAATAGCAACTCCTTCTAGTACTACTACATACATCGTTCAGTCGGGTAGTGGAAATTGTGTCTTGGTGGATTCTATTACAATAACAACTTCGTCAGTAGGAAGTGTACCCGTAGATGTAACAATATCTGCAACGCCATCCAATACAATTTGTAGTGGAACAATGGTTAATTTTACGGCAACACCAACGAATGGGGGAACGGCTCCAGATTATCAGTGGCAAGTAAATGGAGTAAATGTAGGGACGAATAGTGCTAGTTATTCTAATGCAAGCTTAAATGATAATGATGTTGTAGCTGTTGTTTTAACTTCTAATCAAGCGTGTATTACAAATAATCCAGATACATCGGCAGCAATTGTAATGGATGTGTCCGTTTCTTCTACACCTTCTGTCTCTGTGCAAACAATGCCAGCAACAACGGTTTGTAGTGGAACAATGGTAAGCTTTACAGCAACGCCTACAAATGGAGGGGCAAACCCCAATTACCAATGGCAAGTAAATGGAGTAAATGTAGGAACGAATAGCAATATTTATAGTTCTAATGGATTGCTTGATGGGGATGTAGTACAGGTAATTATGACATCCAATTCAGCTTGTGCTATAGGTGGTCCTGTTAATAGTTCTCCTGTAACAATGACGATCAATACGGTACCAATGCAGCCTTCTACAATTGTTGGTAGTACATCAGTTTGTGAAAATACTGCCCAGACGTTTTCAGTTAATCCTATTGCAGGAGCTAATAGCTACACATGGTCTTTGCCTAATGGTTGGACAGGAACAAGCACGACTCCAAGTATCAATACAGTGGTAGGAAATGCTGGTGGTCTTGTGAGTGTACAAGCAACGAATGGTTGTGGGAATAGTCCAACTCAAAGTGTTAATACTGTGGTCAATACAACACCAATAGTAGCTGCAACAGCAACTAATACAATTGTTTGTGCTGGAGAACCAGTAACTTTTGCAGGAACAGGAGCTAGTAATTATGTGTGGGATAATGGTATAACTAATGGTGCTACGATTAATCCAACACTTAGTGCGACGTACAGTGTGACAGGAACAGATGCCAATGGCTGTAGCAATACCGATCAAGTAACAGTTTTGGTTAATGCTTTGCCTAACGTGGTCGCTAACGCATCTGCAATAACCATTTGCTCTAACGAATCTGTTACCTTAACAGGAACAGGTGCTAATACCTATACATGGAGTAACAATGTAACGAATAATGTTGCATTTAGTCCAACTACAACGACTACTTATAATGTAATAGGAACAGATGTTAATGGTTGTACGAATACCGATCAAGTAACGATTTCCGTTAATGCAAGACCAAACGTTTCAGCAGGAGCAGATCAAACTGTTTGTGAAAACACGATGGTAACCTTATCAGGAAGTGGCGCACAAACGTATGTGTGGAATAATGGAATTAGTGATAATGTTGCTTTTGCAGCGACTAGCACGGCAACATATATGGTGACAGGAACAGATGCGAACGGTTGTACCAATGTTGATACAGTAACGATAATGGTGACACCAGCTCCAACAGTTTTAGCGAATGCCAGTTCAATGTCAATTTGCCAAGGAGACTCGGTAACTTTGACGGGAAGTGGTGCGATGAGTTATACTTGGAATTTTGGAGTAACAGATGGTGTTGCATTTAGCCCTTCAAATACATTGACGTATAGTGTGACGGGAACAGATGTTAATGGTTGTACCAATACCGATCAAATTACAATAACAGTAAATGCTTTGCCAACTGTGGCAGCGAATGCAAGTACATTCTCTATTTGTGAAGGCGAGTTGGTAACCTTAACAGGAAGTGGTGCCGCAACTTACACTTGGGATCATGGAGTGTTGAATGGAAATCCTTTAAGCCCAGCAAGTACAACGACCTATAGTGTGACAGGGACGGATGTTAATGGTTGTAATAATACCGACCAAGTAACGATTTCTGTTAATGCAAGACCAAACGTTTCAGCAGGAGCAGACCAAACTGTTTGTGAAAACACGATGGTAACCTTATCAGGAAGTGGCGCACAAACGTATGTGTGGAATAATGGAGTTAGTGATAATGTTGCTTTTGCAGCGACTAACACGGCAACATATATGGTAACAGGAACAGATGCGAATGGTTGTACCAATGTTGATACAGTAGCGATAATGGTGACACCAGCTCCAACAGTTTTAGCGAATGCCAGTTCAATGTCAATTTGCCAAGGAGACTCGGTAACTTTGGCGGGAAGTGGTGCGATGAGTTATGCTTGGAATTTTGGAGTAACAGATGGTGTTGCATTTAGCCCTTCAAATACATTGACGTATAGTGTGACGGGAACAGATGTTAATGGTTGTACCAATACCGATCAAATTACAATAACAGTAAATGCTTTGCCAACTGTGGCGGCGAATGCAAGCACATTCTCTATTTGTGAAAGTGGAATGGTAACCTTAACAGGAAGTGGTGCCGCAACTTACACTTGGGAGCATGGAGTGTTGAATGGAAATCCTGTAAGCCCAGTAAGTACAACGACCTATAGTGTGACAGGGACGGATGTTAATGGTTGTAATAATACCGATCAAGTAACGATAGTGGTTAATGCACGACCCAATGTATCGGCTAATTCTGATACAACTGTTTGTGAGAATAGTTTATTGACATTAAGTGGAATAGGAGCTCAAACGTATACTTGGAATAATGGAGTGACGAATAATGTTCCATTTACTGCAACTAACAATACTATTTACAAGGTTATCGGAACGGATGCAAATGGTTGTACCGATACAGCAGAAGTAATCGTTACGGTTAATCCTGCTCCTGCAATTAATGCAGGAAGTGATCAAGTAATTTGCGATGGGGCATCCGTGATTTTAGCAGGAAGTGGTGCAACGACTTACATTTGGAATAACGGGATAACGGATAATACGCCATTTGTACCAACAACTACTACTACTTATATTGTAACAGGAGTAGATCTGAACAATTGTAGCAGCGTAGATTCTGTCGTTGTTACTGTAAATCCTAATCCAGTTGTCAATATTACGCAGCAACAAGATGAAATTGTGGGCAACGATGGTTTCATTAATCTATCTGTAACAGGAGGCTTGCCACCATTTACGTTTGATTGGAATAATGACGGAATTGGAGATTTTGATGATACAGAAGATTTGAATAATCTTGTGGTAGGATACTATGCGGTAGTTGTTCAAGACGTGAACGGTTGTATCGATTCTTTGCATACGAATATTGGTAGTGTTGTTCCTGTCGATAAAGCAGAAGATGAAGGGATTAAACTGGCTATTTTCCCTAATCCTAGTTATGGGAAATTCACCATTGCAATTAATAAGGCTCAATCTGAGGCAATTCAATTGACGATTTTTGATATGAGTGGCAAATGGGTGAAATCTTTGGAATTAAAAGCTTTTGAAACAGAGGTGCAAATTGATTTAGACAGCATCAGTGCAGGAGCTTATTATATTCGTATGAATGGTGCTAAATACACAACGGTAAAACGATTTACCATTATTAAGTAA